The proteins below are encoded in one region of Lytechinus pictus isolate F3 Inbred chromosome 11, Lp3.0, whole genome shotgun sequence:
- the LOC129271922 gene encoding tetratricopeptide repeat protein 4-like, whose protein sequence is MKEAPENIEDFPELQAFQQIKYASEESTKEDNALTHKNDGNQWFKKKMYKPAVTAYTEGLDQKCADKEINAVLYTNRAAAHYHLGNHRSSLNDAKEALNLKPDHLKALNRTIDCCMQLKEYGEAIQWCDKALQIYSSDKKIQDLRIQASKLKKSADKEKRKKQLEEKKQRAAEEKLIAALKVRNLRFVSDPVEGQDGEPEEQAKAFVTSLVSNEPSGRHMVSLDDEGVLQWPVRFLYPEHGHSDLISAFNEDTRFIDHLEVMFSSKEAPPEWDQERKYQVTNLKVYFEDYDERKLVELNADLTLKAGLQHPRYHIVGGVPTFFVLSTATPYHEQFLKKY, encoded by the exons ATGAAAGAAGCTCCAGAGAATATTGAAGATTTTCCCGAGCTTCAAGCTTTCCAGCAAATCAAGTATGCCTCCGAGGAGAGTACAAAGGAAG ATAATGCGTTGACTCACAAGAATGACGGTAATCAGTGGTTTAAGAAGAAGATGTACAAACCAGCCGTTACTGCCTACACCGAAGGTCTCGATCAGAAATGTGCTGATAAAGAAATCAACGCTGTCCTCTACACAAACCGTGCTGCAGCTCATTATCATCTTG GTAATCACAGGTCTTCATTAAATGATGCCAAAGAGGCATTGAATCTTAAACCTGACCATTTAAAGGCCCTCAACAGGACCATTGACTGCTGTATGCAACTCAAAGAATACGGAGAAGCCATCCAATGGTGCGACAAGGCTCTTCAA ATCTATTCCAGTGATAAGAAAATTCAGGATCTTAGGATACAAGCATCAAAACTCAAG AAATCAGCAGacaaagagaagagaaagaaacagCTAGAGGAGAAGAAGCAGAGGGCTGCGGAAGAGAAACTCATCGCAGCTTTGAAA GTCCGGAATCTTCGCTTTGTGAGTGACCCCGTCGAGGGGCAAGACGGGGAGCCTGAAGAACAAGCCAAGGCGTTTGTAACCTCGCTGGTATCCAACGAACCCTCCGGGCGTCATATGGTCAGCCTGGACGATGAGGGCGTGCTTCAATGGCCCGTTAGGTTTCTGTATCCAGAGCATGGCCACAGCGACCTCATCTCAGCATTCAATGAAGATACAAG GTTTATAGACCACCTAGAGGTGATGTTTTCATCGAAGGAAGCCCCTCCTGAATGGGACCAAGAAAGAAAATACCAGGTCACTAATTTAAAG GTGTATTTTGAGGATTATGACGAGAGAAAGCTTGTTGAATTGAATGCAGATCTAACCTTGAAAGCAGGATTGCAACATCCAAG GTATCATATAGTGGGTGGAGTTCCTACTTTCTTTGTCCTTTCGACTGCAACACCTTATCATGAACAGTTCTTAAAGAAGTACTAA